In Syntrophomonas wolfei subsp. wolfei str. Goettingen G311, a single window of DNA contains:
- a CDS encoding N-acetylmuramoyl-L-alanine amidase → MNQELNCKIEWKGTANFSAGRRGRKPIAIVNHITAGLLPGALSWLQNPASRVSTHFLISRQGQIFQLVKEEDTAWANGIVNQPNWVLYDGSNPNFYTLSIEHEALAGDSLSEEQYQASLCLHRLLVSRFNIAVDEEHIIGHYRIDSINRSNCPGSRFPWKRLFSDLKGEKEETGEMPEKWKTELMKEAKKLGLITDQHKPDDPAPKWFVLAVALNLLKQKNK, encoded by the coding sequence ATGAATCAAGAGCTGAATTGCAAGATTGAGTGGAAAGGGACAGCGAATTTTAGTGCAGGTCGCAGGGGTAGAAAACCAATAGCTATCGTTAACCACATTACAGCTGGCTTGCTGCCGGGAGCATTATCCTGGCTCCAAAATCCGGCCTCTCGTGTTAGTACCCATTTCCTAATTTCTCGTCAAGGGCAAATCTTCCAGTTGGTTAAGGAGGAAGATACTGCCTGGGCTAATGGTATCGTTAATCAGCCTAACTGGGTTCTTTATGATGGCAGCAATCCCAACTTCTATACCCTATCCATTGAACACGAGGCCCTGGCTGGAGATAGTCTCAGCGAAGAGCAATACCAGGCTAGTCTTTGCCTGCACCGCTTACTGGTATCTCGTTTTAATATAGCGGTAGATGAAGAGCATATAATTGGACATTATCGTATTGATAGCATCAACAGGTCTAATTGCCCTGGTTCTCGTTTTCCATGGAAACGCTTATTTTCTGATCTCAAAGGGGAGAAAGAAGAGACTGGGGAAATGCCGGAAAAATGGAAGACGGAACTGATGAAAGAGGCCAAAAAGCTGGGGTTGATTACCGATCAACATAAGCCTGATGATCCTGCCCCCAAATGGTTTGTGCTGGCGGTTGCCTTAAACCTTTTAAAACAAAAGAATAAATGA
- a CDS encoding DUF3842 family protein — MKIAVIDGQGGGIGRVIVEKLRNELGQSCSIIALGTNAVASSMMLKAGANEGASGENAVTYSLKRADIIAGSVAILAANSYSGELTPRMAEAIASSEAIKILIPLNRCGIEISGANDEPLPIQVDHLVNRVKNIYDRISSSPSF, encoded by the coding sequence TTGAAGATAGCAGTAATTGATGGTCAAGGAGGGGGGATAGGAAGAGTTATTGTGGAAAAGCTTCGTAACGAATTGGGACAAAGCTGTAGTATTATTGCTCTGGGCACCAATGCCGTAGCTAGTTCTATGATGCTAAAAGCTGGAGCTAATGAGGGGGCTAGCGGCGAGAATGCCGTTACTTACTCGCTTAAAAGGGCAGATATAATTGCCGGCTCGGTGGCTATTTTGGCTGCTAATTCTTATTCCGGAGAACTTACACCGCGTATGGCGGAGGCGATTGCTTCTTCGGAAGCGATTAAAATACTCATACCTTTAAATCGCTGCGGAATAGAGATTTCAGGAGCCAATGACGAACCTTTGCCCATTCAGGTGGATCACCTGGTAAACCGGGTAAAAAATATTTATGATAGAATATCAAGTTCTCCGAGCTTTTAG